The following proteins are encoded in a genomic region of Serinus canaria isolate serCan28SL12 chromosome 15, serCan2020, whole genome shotgun sequence:
- the SPRING1 gene encoding LOW QUALITY PROTEIN: SREBP regulating gene protein (The sequence of the model RefSeq protein was modified relative to this genomic sequence to represent the inferred CDS: inserted 1 base in 1 codon): MVPCGAVLWRRLLRRXLLGVVFGLSLVYFISSTFKQEERMVRDRTLLQVQEHEQPIMWKVKFSSGNSSQLSNQCRNSVQGKLLITDELGYICERKDLLVNGCCNVHVPSTKLYSCDSCLPNGCCSIYEFCVSCCLQPSKQHLLERFLNRAAIAFQNLFMAVEDHFELCLAKCRTSSQSVQHENTYRDPVAKYCYGEYPPELLPV; encoded by the exons ATGGTGCCCTGCGGGGCCGTGCTCTGGCGGAGGCTGCTCAGGA TGCTCCTCGGCGTCGTTTTCGGGCTCTCGCTCGTGTACTTCATCAGCAGCACCTTCAAGCAG GAAGAGAGGATGGTGAGAGATCGGACTCTCCTCCAAGTACAGGAGCATGAGCAGCCCATCATGTGGAAGGTGAAGTTCAGCTCCGGGAACAGCAGTCAGCTGAGCAACCAGTGCAGGAACTCTGTGCAGGGGAAGCTCCTCATTACAGATGAACTGG GCTACATCTGTGAGAGGAAGGACCTGCTGGTGAATGGCTGCTGCAATGTGCACGTGCCCAGCACCAAGCTGTACAGCTGTGACAGCTGCCTGCCCAACGGCTGCTGCAGCATCTACGAgttctgtgtgtcctgctgcctgcagcccagcaag CAACATCTCCTGGAGCGGTTCTTGAACCGGGCAGCGATCGCGTTCCAGAACCTCTTCATGGCAGTGGAAGATCACTTTGAGCTCTGTCTGGCCAAGTGTAGGACTTCATCACAG AGTGTGCAGCATGAGAACACCTACAGAGACCCAGTTGCCAAATACTGCTATGGGGAGTaccccccagagctcctgcctgtctga
- the VPREB3 gene encoding pre-B lymphocyte protein 3 → MALGFTVLLLLGMLGTAARAQPVLSQPHSVFVQPGQSARLFCTLSPQYNISHFGISWYQQRPGHSLTYLLYYNSERDKHKPAKTPDRFSATKDLASNACILTIAAACQDDNGTYYCALSPALRWL, encoded by the exons atgGCCCTGGGATTcacagtcctgctcctgctggggatgctgggcaCCG ctgccagggctcagcccgTGCTGAGCCAGCCGCACTCCGTGTTCGTGCAGCCCGGGCAGAGCGCTCGGCTCTTCTGCACGCTGAGCCCGCAGTACAACATCAGCCACTTCGGCATCTCCTGGTACCAGCAGCGCCCGGGGCACTCCCTCACGTACCTGCTCTATTACAACTCCGAGCGAGACAAGCACAAGCCTGCCAAGACTCCCGACCGCTTCTCGGCCACCAAAGACCTGGCCAGCAACGCCTGCATCCTCACCATCGCAGCCGCTTGCCAGGACGACAACGGCACTTATTACTGcgccctgtcccctgccctcaGGTGGCTCTAG
- the C15H22orf15 gene encoding uncharacterized protein C22orf15 homolog, giving the protein MFATVRFGANCQEMVNLLCCVQTLTGHLKWKCQCRPEGAAWASFTTSLSPDCIDLMDEKGILMNLSKVEDPASEYASKHLQGRQRYILIRAVREENSDTICYESLLEDLGKHYPDLPG; this is encoded by the exons ATGTTCGCCACGGTGAGATTCGGAG CCAACTGCCAAGAGATGGTGAACCTGCTCTGCTGCGTCCAGACCCTCACAGGCCACCTGAAGTGGAAGTGTCAGTGCAGACCCGAAG gggcagcctgggcttCCTTCACCACATCTCTCTCTCCAGACTGCATTGATCTCATGGATGAAAAGGGCATCCTGATGAACCTGAGCAAAGTGGAAGATCCTGCATCTGAATATGCCAGCAAACacctgcagggaaggcagcGCTACATCCTCATCAGAGCTGTCC gagaagaaaactCTGACACCATCTGCTATGAATCCTTGCTTGAGGACCTGGGGAAACACTACCCTGACCTCCCAG GATAG
- the CHCHD10 gene encoding coiled-coil-helix-coiled-coil-helix domain-containing protein 10, mitochondrial codes for MARGSRSVSRPAAHHAPASPAPAAPAPAAQPAQPGLMAQMASTAAGVAVGSAVGHVVGSAITGVFSGGSSEPAKAAAPAQEPRAVLQQSPYGPCHYEMKQFLECATNQRDLTLCEGFNEALKQCKYSNGVSSLL; via the exons ATGGCGCGCGGCAGCAGGAGCGTGTCCCGTCCCGCCGCGCACCACGCGCCCGCCAG CCCGGCCCCAGCGGCCCCGGCGCCCGCGGCGCAGCCGGCGCAGCCCGGGCTGATGGCGCAGATGGCGAGCACGGCGGCCGGCGTGGCCGTGGGTTCCGCCGTGGGACACGTCGTGGGCAGCGCCATCACCGGCGTCTTCAGCGGCGGCTCCTCCGAGCCCGCCAAGGCGGCGGCGCCCGCCCAG GAGCCCCGGGCCGTGCTGCAGCAGTCGCCGTACGGACCGTGCCACTATGAGATGAAGCAGTTCCTGGAATGCGCCACCAACCAGCGAGACCTGACCCTGTGCGAGGGCTTCAACGAGGCTCTGAAGCAGTGCAAGTACAGCAATG Gtgtttcttctctgctgtga